The genomic stretch GCAACGCAACCGGTTTCCATTATTGCCGACGGCAACATCGTTCACATGCGACGCATCGCAAGGGACGAGTTTCAGCTGGGCATCCAGTTCGCTGAGTTTGAAGGTAACGGCTTCGATTACGTCGATCGATACGTTGCCAAACTGTTGGCTGACTCCCGCAATCCGGCCTGACCTCGACCTGCCGGCTGACGAACGACCAGGTCCCACCACTGCTATATTGTTATAACGCCAATGTCTAGTTGGCCGTCTTCTTATGCCCTTATCCCCTCTGGTATAGTTGCCGTATTCATTCGCACAGCCAACACGGCCCGCACGGCGGCAACGGATTATCATGACCACATACAACCTCACGCACCTGAAACAGCTGGAAGCGGAAAGCATCCACATCATCCGGGAAGTGGCAGCCGAGTTCGACAATCCGGTAATGCTGTATTCCATCGGCAAGGACTCCGCGGTAATGCTTCACCTGGCCCTTAAGGCCTTTTACCCGGGTAAGCCGCCCTTTCCGTTGATGCACATTGATACCACCTGGAAATTCCGGGACATGATCAAGTTCAGGGACAACGTCGCTGAGAAGTTCGGCCTCGACCTGATTGTGCACACCAACCAGGAAGGCGTGGACCAGGGAATCGGGCCGTTTACTCACGGCAGCGCGAAACATACCGATGTCATGAAGACCCAGGCCCTGAAACAGGCGCTCGACAAGTACAAGTTTGATGCAGCCTTCGGCGGTGCCCGCCGAGACGAGGAAAAATCCCGGGCCAAGGAACGCGTGTATTCGTTTCGGGATGAGTACCATCGCTGGGATCCCAAGAACCAGCGTCCCGAGTTGTGGAATATCTACAACGGCAAGATCAACAAGGGCGAGAGTATCCGGGTGTTTCCGCTGTCCAACTGGACGGAACTGGATATCTGGCAATACATCTACCTTGAGAACATCGACATCGTTCCGCTCTACTATGCCGCCGAACGCCCGGTCGTTGAGCGCGATGGCACCCTGATCATGGTGGACGACGACCGCATGCCATTGAAGGAAGGCGAGAAACCAATGATGAAATCGGTTCGCTTCCGGACCCTGGGCTGCTACCCGCTGACGGGCGCCATCGAATCCGAAGCCAACACGCTTCCTGACATTATCCAGGAAATGTTGCTGGCCAAGAGCTCCGAGCGCCAGGGTCGGGTAATCGACCACGATTCAGCCGGCTCCATGGAACAGAAAAAGCGGGAAGGGTATTTCTAAGATGTCACACCAGTCTGATCTGATTGCAGAAGATATTCAGGCCTACCTGAAGCAG from Marinobacter adhaerens HP15 encodes the following:
- the cysD gene encoding sulfate adenylyltransferase subunit CysD, coding for MTTYNLTHLKQLEAESIHIIREVAAEFDNPVMLYSIGKDSAVMLHLALKAFYPGKPPFPLMHIDTTWKFRDMIKFRDNVAEKFGLDLIVHTNQEGVDQGIGPFTHGSAKHTDVMKTQALKQALDKYKFDAAFGGARRDEEKSRAKERVYSFRDEYHRWDPKNQRPELWNIYNGKINKGESIRVFPLSNWTELDIWQYIYLENIDIVPLYYAAERPVVERDGTLIMVDDDRMPLKEGEKPMMKSVRFRTLGCYPLTGAIESEANTLPDIIQEMLLAKSSERQGRVIDHDSAGSMEQKKREGYF